A part of Clostridium novyi genomic DNA contains:
- a CDS encoding D-alanine--D-alanine ligase family protein translates to MKKKVGILFGGQSTEHEVSRVSASSVLKNIDLSKYDVYPIGITKDGKWFEYTGSVDKIESGEWEKDEFYKNPNGQEILFNREVDVVFPVMHGLYGEDGTIQGLCKLLNIPCVGPGVMSSAVCMDKVYTKYVLENFGIKQADYVVVTAHDYKTIKEDILTKIENKLGYDVFIKPSNSGSSVGISKAHNREELEKGLSEALKFDRKILVETALNAREIEVAVLGNDEPKAATPGEIVPANEFYDYEAKYSNAESKLLLPANLTKEKLEKVKALAVRIYKMLDCAGMSRVDFLVDKETEEVYLNEINTIPGFTKISMYPKMWQAEGKAYGDLISEIIELAIERDNK, encoded by the coding sequence ATGAAAAAAAAAGTAGGTATTCTTTTTGGTGGACAATCTACAGAACATGAGGTTTCACGTGTTTCTGCATCTTCAGTTTTAAAAAATATTGATTTAAGTAAATATGATGTATACCCAATAGGCATAACAAAAGACGGAAAATGGTTTGAATATACAGGCTCAGTTGATAAAATAGAATCAGGAGAATGGGAAAAAGATGAATTTTATAAGAATCCAAATGGACAAGAAATATTATTTAATAGAGAAGTAGATGTTGTTTTCCCAGTTATGCATGGATTATATGGTGAGGATGGTACAATTCAAGGATTATGCAAACTTTTAAATATACCATGTGTTGGACCTGGAGTTATGTCTTCGGCAGTATGTATGGACAAGGTATATACAAAATATGTTTTAGAGAACTTTGGAATAAAACAAGCTGATTATGTGGTTGTAACAGCTCATGATTATAAAACAATAAAAGAGGATATACTAACTAAGATAGAAAATAAATTAGGATATGATGTATTTATAAAACCTTCAAATAGTGGTTCTTCTGTTGGAATAAGTAAAGCGCATAATAGAGAAGAATTAGAAAAAGGACTTTCAGAGGCATTAAAGTTTGATAGAAAAATTTTAGTTGAAACTGCTCTTAATGCAAGGGAAATTGAAGTAGCGGTATTAGGAAATGATGAACCTAAAGCAGCAACTCCAGGAGAAATAGTTCCAGCTAATGAATTTTATGATTATGAAGCAAAATATTCAAATGCAGAATCAAAATTATTACTTCCAGCAAATTTAACTAAAGAAAAACTTGAAAAAGTTAAGGCGTTAGCTGTTAGAATATATAAAATGTTAGATTGTGCAGGTATGTCTAGAGTAGATTTTCTTGTAGATAAGGAAACAGAAGAGGTATATTTAAATGAAATAAATACAATACCAGGATTTACAAAAATAAGCATGTACCCTAAGATGTGGCAAGCAGAAGGAAAAGCATACGGAGATTTAATAAGTGAAATTATAGAACTTGCAATAGAAAGAGATAATAAATAA
- a CDS encoding DUF814 domain-containing protein produces the protein MTKALALISGGLDSILAAKLIKDQGIEVIGICFKSYFFGPENAKRMTKQIDIPLEVIDFSKEHFDMTKDPKHGHGKNMNPCIDCHAMMMRYAGELLEKFNADFIITGEVLNQRPMSQNKSSLNVVKKESGFGDKILRPLCAKVLPPTEMELNGLVDREKLMGITGRGRKVQMELAEKWGIKDYPSPAGGCKLTEPNFSIRLKELVEHKEEISKEDIELLRFGRHFRVSKNAKIISTRTGAEAKEIKKYLSENDIAFLVKDFGGSMVIIVGNPTKEDIVFAAKVAGRYSKGKDEEKLKVIYGHYSKAYDCSIEVEPATEDELKQYMIG, from the coding sequence ATGACAAAAGCGTTGGCACTTATATCGGGAGGATTAGATAGTATTTTAGCTGCAAAATTAATTAAAGATCAAGGAATAGAAGTTATAGGAATATGTTTTAAATCGTACTTCTTTGGGCCGGAAAATGCTAAAAGAATGACTAAACAAATAGATATACCCTTAGAGGTTATTGATTTTTCAAAAGAACATTTTGATATGACAAAAGATCCTAAACATGGCCATGGTAAAAATATGAATCCATGTATAGATTGTCATGCTATGATGATGAGATATGCAGGAGAACTTTTAGAAAAGTTTAATGCTGATTTTATTATAACTGGGGAAGTTTTAAATCAAAGACCAATGTCTCAAAATAAATCTTCATTAAATGTTGTAAAAAAAGAATCAGGTTTCGGAGATAAAATATTAAGACCTCTATGTGCAAAAGTATTACCACCTACAGAAATGGAACTTAATGGACTTGTTGATAGAGAAAAGCTTATGGGTATAACAGGAAGAGGAAGAAAGGTTCAAATGGAGCTTGCGGAAAAGTGGGGAATAAAAGACTATCCATCTCCAGCTGGTGGATGTAAATTAACAGAACCTAATTTCTCAATAAGACTTAAAGAACTTGTAGAGCATAAAGAGGAAATATCTAAAGAAGATATTGAATTATTGAGATTTGGAAGACATTTTAGAGTTTCAAAAAATGCTAAAATAATATCTACTAGAACTGGTGCAGAGGCTAAAGAAATAAAAAAATATCTTTCAGAAAATGATATAGCATTTTTAGTGAAAGATTTTGGTGGTTCCATGGTTATAATTGTAGGAAATCCTACAAAGGAAGATATAGTATTTGCTGCAAAAGTAGCTGGAAGATATTCAAAGGGAAAAGATGAGGAAAAGTTAAAGGTTATATATGGACATTATTCTAAGGCTTATGATTGTTCTATTGAAGTTGAACCAGCAACGGAGGATGAATTAAAACAATATATGATAGGTTAA
- a CDS encoding DUF1934 domain-containing protein, with protein MEKKDAIISIKSEQASIEDGTVEVVTKGKLYKKNDLYYAIYEETEISGMKGTTTTIKIGKDKFSLLRMGTTNAKINFEVNNKDLSLYNTPYGVLELTVNTKKVTIDIDENGGKVSSEYDMILSGQKPINTVLNIEIKSI; from the coding sequence ATGGAGAAAAAGGATGCAATTATATCTATAAAAAGTGAACAAGCTTCAATTGAAGATGGAACTGTAGAGGTTGTTACTAAAGGAAAGTTATATAAGAAGAATGATCTATATTATGCTATTTATGAAGAAACCGAAATATCAGGTATGAAAGGTACTACAACTACAATTAAAATAGGAAAAGATAAGTTTAGTCTTTTAAGAATGGGAACAACTAATGCAAAAATAAATTTTGAAGTAAATAATAAGGACTTATCCTTATACAATACACCTTATGGAGTTTTGGAGCTTACTGTAAATACAAAAAAAGTTACTATAGATATAGATGAAAATGGTGGAAAAGTTTCATCAGAGTATGATATGATTTTAAGTGGACAAAAACCTATTAATACTGTATTGAATATAGAGATAAAATCTATATAA
- a CDS encoding CTP synthase, which translates to MNTKYIFVTGGVVSSLGKGITAASLGRLLKNRGLKVSIQKFDPYLNVDPGTMSPYQHGEVFVTDDGAETDLDLGHYERFIDENLSQNSNVTTGRVYWSVLSKERRGDYLGGTVQVIPHITNELKDRVYRVAKEKDVDVVITEIGGTVGDIESLPFLEAIRQIKYEVGFENVCFIHLTLIPYLGKAGELKTKPTQHSVKELRSIGIQPDVLVCRTVKPLPQEVREKIGLFCNVDANAVIQNLDAEHLYEVPLMLHKEGLDTLVCKKLGLNHDSIDNSEWIEMVDKIKNLKDDVTIGLVGKYVELHDAYISVVEALNHGGIPNNASVHIKWINAEHVTSENVDSYLKDVDGVLVPGGFGDRGVEGKIEAIKYARVNKVPFLGICLGMQCSVIEFARDVLNYTDAHSSEIDENTTHPVIDIMPDQRDIDEKGGTMRLGLYPCKLQEDSKAFEAYGEPVIYERHRHRYEFNNEYRKELISAGLEITGVSPDDRLVEIVEVKEHPWFVAAQFHPELKSRPNRPHPLFREFVKASLENK; encoded by the coding sequence TTGAATACTAAATACATATTTGTAACAGGGGGCGTTGTGTCTTCTTTGGGAAAAGGTATAACAGCGGCTTCACTTGGAAGATTATTAAAAAACAGGGGATTGAAGGTATCTATCCAAAAATTTGATCCATATTTAAATGTAGATCCAGGTACTATGAGTCCTTATCAACATGGGGAAGTTTTTGTTACGGATGATGGAGCGGAAACTGATTTAGATTTAGGACATTATGAAAGATTTATAGATGAGAACTTAAGTCAAAATAGTAATGTTACTACAGGAAGAGTTTATTGGTCAGTTTTATCTAAAGAAAGACGAGGAGACTATTTAGGTGGTACAGTTCAAGTAATTCCTCATATAACAAATGAACTTAAAGATAGAGTTTATAGAGTAGCAAAGGAAAAAGATGTAGATGTAGTTATAACTGAAATAGGTGGAACGGTTGGAGATATTGAATCTTTACCTTTTTTAGAAGCTATAAGACAAATAAAATATGAAGTAGGTTTTGAAAATGTATGCTTCATTCACTTAACTTTAATTCCTTACTTAGGAAAAGCGGGAGAGTTAAAAACAAAACCAACTCAACATTCAGTTAAAGAATTAAGAAGCATAGGAATTCAACCAGATGTATTAGTATGTCGTACAGTAAAACCTCTTCCACAGGAAGTTAGAGAAAAAATCGGATTATTCTGTAACGTAGATGCAAATGCAGTAATTCAAAATTTAGATGCAGAACATCTTTATGAAGTTCCATTAATGCTTCACAAAGAAGGTTTAGATACTTTAGTTTGTAAAAAATTAGGATTAAACCATGATTCTATAGATAATTCTGAATGGATAGAGATGGTTGATAAAATTAAAAATTTAAAAGATGACGTAACTATAGGACTTGTTGGTAAATATGTAGAACTTCATGATGCATATATATCAGTGGTAGAAGCATTAAATCATGGTGGAATACCTAATAATGCAAGTGTTCATATTAAGTGGATAAATGCTGAACATGTTACTTCTGAAAATGTAGATTCTTATTTAAAAGATGTAGATGGTGTATTAGTACCAGGTGGATTTGGTGATAGAGGAGTAGAAGGAAAAATTGAGGCTATAAAATATGCTAGAGTTAATAAAGTGCCTTTCCTTGGAATATGTCTTGGAATGCAATGTTCAGTTATAGAGTTTGCAAGAGATGTACTAAATTATACTGATGCACATAGTTCTGAAATAGACGAAAATACTACTCATCCTGTAATTGATATAATGCCAGATCAAAGAGATATAGATGAAAAGGGTGGCACAATGAGACTTGGATTATATCCATGTAAGTTACAAGAAGATTCAAAGGCATTTGAAGCTTATGGAGAGCCAGTAATTTATGAAAGACATAGACATAGATATGAATTTAATAATGAATATAGAAAAGAACTTATAAGTGCAGGTCTTGAAATAACAGGTGTAAGTCCTGATGATAGATTAGTTGAAATTGTAGAGGTTAAAGAGCATCCATGGTTTGTAGCTGCACAATTTCACCCAGAATTAAAATCAAGACCAAATAGACCACATCCACTTTTCAGAGAGTTTGTTAAGGCATCTTTAGAAAATAAATAA